Proteins encoded in a region of the Agromyces protaetiae genome:
- a CDS encoding leucyl aminopeptidase, with the protein MPIPSLELSASPVSDSPADVLVVFATTGDDGPQLVAPSEFEWVTAELRALGASGAAEEVTRLAGRGDLAGRERGARIVAVAGVGERADASGVRLAAGAALRALNDVGHVAIAASELPAEAVAAALEGAALGAYRYNEYRSEPKRGAERLTAHTALSAEAIGVDRVSIVTEAVARTRDLVNASPAELFPEAFASIATRLADDAGLQTRVWDDAELRADGFGGLVGVGQGSARGPRLVRIEYAPEAAEFTLALVGKGITFDSGGLSLKPGASMVGMKGDMAGAAAVLEAIVALARLEVPVRVVGWLCLAENLPSGTALRPNDVLRIHGGKTVEVLNTDAEGRLVMADALDAASAEQPDAIIDVATLTGAQVVALGHRISGLMGDDGLVEQVRSAADAVDEAVWPMPLPDHLRPLLKSEVADLVNTKLGTVVPGMLLAGVFLREFVGRVDGGARIPWAHLDIAGPADHTGGGWGFTGPGATGVAVRTLVRLGEDLAAR; encoded by the coding sequence ATGCCCATCCCTTCGCTCGAGCTCAGCGCCTCCCCGGTCTCCGACAGTCCCGCCGACGTGCTGGTGGTGTTCGCCACCACCGGCGACGACGGGCCGCAGCTGGTCGCGCCGTCCGAGTTCGAGTGGGTCACGGCCGAGCTGCGCGCCCTGGGCGCCTCCGGTGCCGCGGAAGAGGTGACCCGGCTCGCGGGCCGCGGAGACCTGGCCGGCCGCGAGCGCGGCGCGCGCATCGTGGCGGTCGCGGGCGTCGGAGAGCGGGCGGATGCCTCGGGCGTCCGTCTCGCCGCGGGGGCCGCACTGCGCGCGCTCAACGACGTCGGGCATGTGGCCATCGCCGCGTCGGAGCTGCCCGCCGAGGCCGTCGCGGCGGCGCTCGAGGGTGCCGCGCTCGGCGCGTACCGCTACAACGAATACCGTTCAGAGCCCAAGCGCGGCGCGGAGCGACTCACGGCGCACACCGCGCTCTCGGCCGAGGCGATCGGCGTCGACCGGGTGTCGATCGTGACCGAAGCCGTGGCTCGCACGCGGGACCTCGTGAACGCCTCACCGGCCGAGCTCTTCCCCGAGGCGTTCGCCTCGATCGCGACGCGGCTCGCTGACGACGCGGGGCTGCAGACCCGGGTGTGGGACGACGCCGAGCTCCGCGCCGATGGCTTCGGCGGCCTCGTCGGCGTCGGTCAGGGGTCGGCCCGAGGGCCACGGCTCGTGCGCATCGAGTACGCACCCGAGGCCGCCGAGTTCACGCTCGCGCTCGTCGGCAAGGGGATCACGTTCGACTCGGGCGGGCTCTCGCTGAAGCCCGGCGCATCGATGGTGGGCATGAAGGGCGACATGGCCGGCGCGGCCGCGGTGCTCGAGGCGATCGTGGCGCTCGCGCGCCTCGAGGTGCCCGTTCGGGTCGTCGGCTGGTTGTGCCTCGCCGAGAACCTGCCCTCCGGCACCGCGCTCCGGCCGAACGACGTGCTGCGCATCCACGGCGGGAAGACCGTGGAGGTGCTGAACACCGATGCCGAGGGCCGGCTCGTCATGGCCGACGCACTCGACGCCGCGAGCGCCGAACAGCCCGACGCGATCATCGACGTGGCGACGCTGACCGGGGCGCAGGTCGTCGCCCTCGGCCACCGCATCAGCGGGTTGATGGGCGACGACGGGCTCGTCGAACAGGTCAGGTCGGCCGCAGACGCGGTCGACGAAGCGGTCTGGCCGATGCCGCTGCCCGACCACCTGCGGCCGCTGCTGAAGTCGGAGGTCGCCGACCTCGTGAACACGAAGCTCGGCACCGTCGTGCCCGGCATGCTGCTCGCCGGCGTCTTCCTCCGCGAGTTCGTCGGACGCGTCGACGGGGGTGCGCGAATCCCGTGGGCGCACCTCGACATCGCGGGTCCCGCCGATCACACGGGCGGTGGCTGGGGCTTCACCGGGCCGGGTGCGACGGGCGTGGCGGTCCGGACGCTCGTGCGCCTGGGCGAGGACCTCGCAGCCAGGTAG
- the lpdA gene encoding dihydrolipoyl dehydrogenase yields the protein MSEQNFDLVVLGGGSGGYAAALRAAELGSTVALIEKDKLGGTCLHRGCIPTKALLHAAEVADNARESAKFGVQATFDGIDMAGVATYRSDIIASKWKGLQGLIKARKITVVEGEGRLVGGTTVQVGDDRYTGKDLVLATGSYSRSLPGLEIGGRVITSEQALELDVVPNRVAVLGGGVIGVEFASVWKSFGAEVTIVEALPHLVPNEEESISKQLERAFRKRGIEYKLGVRFQSVTQNESGVVVTLENGDTVEAEYLLVAVGRGPVTANLGFEEAGLTIDRGFVITDERLRTNVPNVFAVGDIVPGLQLAHRGFQQGIFVAEEIAGLNPIVVEDVNIPKVTYCDPEVASVGYTEARAAEKFGADQVSSYDYNLAGNGKSHILETSGSIKVVRVNDGPVVGVHMIGARVGELIGEAQLAVNWEAYPEDVAPFIHAHPTQNEALGEAFLKLAGKPLHAL from the coding sequence TTGTCCGAGCAGAACTTTGACCTCGTCGTCCTCGGAGGCGGCAGCGGCGGATACGCGGCGGCGCTTCGCGCCGCGGAACTCGGTTCCACCGTCGCGCTGATCGAGAAGGACAAGCTCGGAGGCACGTGCCTGCACCGCGGCTGCATCCCGACGAAGGCGTTGCTGCACGCCGCCGAGGTCGCCGACAATGCGCGCGAATCTGCGAAGTTCGGCGTCCAGGCGACCTTCGACGGCATCGACATGGCGGGCGTCGCGACCTACCGCTCCGACATCATCGCGAGCAAGTGGAAGGGCCTCCAGGGCCTCATCAAGGCCCGCAAGATCACGGTCGTCGAGGGCGAGGGCCGCCTCGTCGGCGGCACCACCGTGCAGGTCGGCGACGACCGGTACACGGGCAAGGACCTCGTGCTGGCGACGGGTTCCTACTCACGCTCCCTTCCCGGCCTCGAGATCGGCGGCCGGGTCATCACGAGCGAGCAGGCGCTCGAGCTCGATGTCGTCCCCAATCGCGTCGCCGTGCTCGGCGGCGGCGTCATCGGCGTCGAGTTCGCGAGCGTCTGGAAGTCGTTCGGCGCCGAGGTGACGATCGTCGAGGCGCTCCCCCACCTCGTGCCGAACGAGGAGGAGTCGATCTCGAAGCAGCTCGAGCGCGCGTTCCGCAAGCGCGGCATCGAGTACAAGCTGGGCGTCCGCTTCCAGAGCGTGACCCAGAACGAGTCCGGCGTGGTCGTCACGTTGGAGAACGGCGACACCGTCGAGGCCGAGTACCTGCTCGTCGCGGTGGGCCGCGGCCCCGTGACCGCCAACCTCGGCTTCGAGGAAGCCGGTCTCACGATCGACCGCGGCTTCGTCATCACCGACGAGCGCCTGCGCACGAACGTGCCGAACGTCTTCGCCGTCGGCGACATCGTGCCGGGTCTGCAGCTCGCCCACCGCGGGTTCCAGCAGGGCATCTTCGTCGCCGAGGAGATCGCCGGCCTCAACCCCATCGTGGTCGAAGACGTGAACATCCCGAAGGTCACCTACTGCGACCCCGAGGTCGCGTCGGTCGGCTACACCGAGGCACGCGCGGCCGAGAAGTTCGGCGCCGACCAGGTCTCGTCGTACGACTACAACCTCGCGGGCAACGGCAAGAGCCACATCCTCGAGACCAGCGGCTCGATCAAGGTCGTCCGCGTCAACGACGGCCCCGTCGTCGGCGTGCACATGATCGGTGCCCGCGTCGGCGAGCTCATCGGTGAGGCCCAGCTCGCCGTGAACTGGGAGGCGTACCCCGAAGACGTCGCGCCGTTCATCCACGCCCACCCGACGCAGAACGAGGCGCTGGGCGAGGCATTCCTCAAGCTCGCGGGCAAGCCGCTCCACGCGCTCTGA
- the sucB gene encoding 2-oxoglutarate dehydrogenase, E2 component, dihydrolipoamide succinyltransferase translates to MSESVSLPALGESVTEGTVTRWLKNVGDRVEVDEPLLEVSTDKVDTEIPSPVAGVIEAILVQEDETVEVGTALVTIGDGSGAEAPAEEAPAAEAPAAEAPAAEAPAAEAPAAEAPAAEAPAAEAPAAEAPAAEAPATETPAAPAAPAPAAAPAAPAPAAAPAPAAPAPAAAPAAPAPAPAAPAPAPAAPAPAPAAAAPSSGAHAGGSGYVTPIVRKLANEQGVDLASVTGTGVGGRIRKQDVLQAQGGQSAAAAAPARPQLETSPLRGTTVPMTRLRKVVAERAVVSMQSTAQLTSVVEVDVTRVAQFRDQVKGDFQAKTGNKLSFLPFFAKAAVEALKAYPIINSTVDGDAIVYPERENLSIAVDTERGLLTPVVRDAGELDIAGLAAQIADLADRTRNNQLKPDELSGGTFTLTNTGSRGALFDTPVVFLPQTAILGTGIVVKRPVVLKADGQDTIAIRSMVYLALSYDHRIIDGADAARFLSAVKDRLEHGDFEDDLGI, encoded by the coding sequence ATGAGCGAATCCGTCAGCCTCCCGGCACTCGGTGAGAGTGTCACTGAAGGCACGGTCACCCGCTGGCTGAAGAACGTCGGCGACCGTGTCGAGGTCGACGAGCCGCTGCTCGAGGTCTCGACCGACAAGGTCGACACCGAGATCCCATCCCCGGTCGCCGGTGTCATCGAGGCGATCCTCGTCCAGGAGGACGAGACCGTCGAGGTCGGCACCGCGCTCGTCACGATCGGTGACGGCTCGGGTGCCGAGGCACCCGCCGAGGAAGCACCCGCCGCGGAAGCACCCGCCGCCGAGGCACCCGCCGCCGAGGCACCCGCCGCGGAAGCACCCGCCGCCGAGGCACCCGCCGCGGAAGCACCGGCCGCCGAGGCACCGGCCGCGGAAGCACCGGCCGCTGAAGCGCCCGCCACGGAAACGCCGGCTGCACCCGCTGCTCCTGCCCCTGCTGCAGCACCCGCTGCGCCGGCACCTGCAGCTGCCCCGGCTCCGGCCGCGCCGGCACCCGCGGCCGCTCCGGCTGCGCCGGCACCCGCTCCGGCTGCGCCCGCTCCTGCTCCGGCTGCGCCGGCACCCGCTCCCGCCGCTGCCGCGCCGTCGAGCGGCGCCCACGCAGGTGGTTCGGGCTACGTCACGCCCATCGTCCGCAAGCTCGCGAACGAGCAGGGTGTCGATCTCGCGTCCGTCACCGGCACCGGCGTCGGCGGTCGCATCCGCAAGCAGGATGTGCTGCAGGCGCAGGGCGGCCAGTCCGCGGCCGCCGCAGCTCCGGCGCGCCCGCAGCTGGAGACCTCGCCCCTGCGCGGCACCACGGTGCCCATGACGCGTCTCCGCAAGGTGGTCGCGGAGCGCGCGGTCGTCTCGATGCAGTCGACGGCGCAGCTGACCTCGGTCGTCGAGGTCGACGTGACACGGGTCGCGCAGTTCCGCGATCAGGTGAAGGGCGACTTCCAGGCGAAGACCGGCAACAAGCTCTCCTTCCTGCCGTTCTTCGCGAAGGCCGCCGTCGAGGCGCTCAAGGCCTACCCGATCATCAACTCCACGGTCGACGGCGACGCGATCGTCTACCCCGAGCGCGAGAACCTCAGCATCGCGGTCGACACCGAGCGCGGTCTGCTCACGCCGGTCGTCCGTGACGCGGGTGAGCTCGACATCGCCGGGCTCGCCGCTCAGATCGCCGACCTGGCCGACCGCACGCGGAACAACCAGCTGAAGCCCGATGAGCTCTCCGGCGGCACGTTCACGCTGACCAACACCGGCTCGCGCGGCGCGCTGTTCGACACGCCGGTGGTGTTCCTGCCGCAGACGGCGATCCTCGGCACCGGCATCGTGGTCAAGCGACCCGTGGTCCTCAAGGCCGACGGGCAGGACACCATCGCGATCCGCTCGATGGTGTACCTCGCGCTGTCCTACGACCACCGCATCATCGACGGTGCCGACGCCGCGCGCTTCCTGAGCGCGGTCAAGGACCGCCTCGAGCACGGCGACTTCGAGGACGACCTCGGCATCTAG